AAACAGCGATTTCTCTACATCAGACATGTCGTGGTATTCCTTGTCCGGCAACATGCCTATCATGTCCACTATGGCTTTCGGGTCATCAAGCCCGGACTCCATAATATGCCTCTGCGCATACTCTTTTAGCTCGTCCTTTCTCTTTGGAAAATCCACGCCGGCAAGAGCCTTTGATAACGCTGCCGCAGACGGCGCTCTTGATGCAGCCGCGCGCCCTCCTGCCTTTCCTCCTTTCCTTCCGGGTGCTTCTTTACCTGACAACTGCTTGGCTTCCTCTTCCGCGGGCATCTCCTCCCTGCCTGGAAACTCTCCTTTTAGCAGCGGCTTTAATGGGACTTGCTCTTTTCTCATCTTCAGTTCCCTGAACAGCTCGGCGGTGTTGACCGTCTCTTTTTCCTCGTTGAGGTCAATGCCCAGCTCCTCTTCGACATCCCTTTTCCTTGCGCCAATAAGCAATACCTGCGTGTTTTCGTAATTCAGCAGGTCCGGCTCTTCTACGTTTATCCACCGCCTGTCCCCGAACTTTTCTTTTATGTGCGAGGAATACTCTGGCTTTCTTTCCTCAAAGGCCTTGAAGCCGGGCACCTGTATGTCCGGATTCTTGACTGAAATGATGTAGCTTGCCTCTTTTTTTATTTCAAACTCTTTCTGCGTCGGACCCGGCACCTGAGGCAATTCCAGGACATACGCAAGCTCGGTATGGTTGCCGTGCTTGACTATGGAGTACTTGCCTTCGCCGGCAGGCGTTGCAGGCCCCACGCTCCTCTTGCCCCTTGTTTCCGTCTCGTACTGCACCGGAAGCAGCTCTTTTCGTATGTCTTCAGCATTTGAGGTGGTAAGCACGTTGAGCGCCCAGTTTCTTTCTTGCGACGTAGACTTGCCTTCAACGATTTCGGGCAGTTGCTTCTGGCCCAGAACAAAGAGCCTCTGCTTTTCTCCTTCCTCTGGCGTGGTGACCATGTAGAATTTCTGTGCATCCTTTATGTCTTGTACTTCTTCCTTGCCGACCTTTGGCCTGTAAAAAAAAGAATATGTCGCCTTGCTCTATAATCTGAGGTCGTTCTTTCTCGGCCATTCTGAAAGCTGGTAAAAATAAAATAAATGAGTATCTGTGCCGTCTGACTCGTGATTCCTGACTAGAAAACAGGTTGTTAATCCATAATTAATTTAATAATTATGTGAGAAAATCGCTCCCTTCGAGCGTCCAATGCAACAAAAACGGTGCATAAATCGTTGCACAGGCGCGAAAGTTAAAGCTAGCCCTGAAAATGTACAGGCACTAAACTTTTGCTTCAGGACTCATCAAGTATCACTAACAAATTTTCTGACTTTATTATTTGTTATATGGTATATCTATCCCCCTACCACGTCACTGCTTCTGGCAGTTTTAGGTGTGCTGCTGCAAAGGAAGAGGTAGATGATTAGTGGCTCAGGCATTTGTACGGAGGAAGAGCCGCTTGCGTGTCAAAGGTCTAAGGGTAAAGGATAGAGAGAAGATCAAGGAAGCTATAGCGATCAGTGTCCAAAATGGCAACCATACCACGAGAGAAATAGGTGTTGACATTGGTAAGGATCACAGCACTGTCTCACGCTATCTGGCAGAAATGGATAAGGAGGGAAAGTGGGGAATCAAGCGTGACGCCAATGGCAATATCATAATCTCGTTACGGGAACATCTAACAGGCGAATACCGGCGATTAGAAAGCGAACCGTTTAACCAGCTGCCATCTATCCAGAAATGGATAACGTATCTGAAGTCAGGCTGCATCCCGCCAAGACGTATCCAGTACCTTGTAAATGTGGTACACGGCATATCTAACCAGCTAAAATTGATGCCAGAGACTATTGTAAGCTTTGGCATACCACTAGATGCTTCAAGACGCAAGGAAATCGCGATAGAATACTGGCGGAACTTTCTGGCATGGTTCAATAACGCATACCCCCAAATGCAAAAGACGAACACTATCAACACCTACCGCAGCTTTTTGGCGGCTCACAACATCAATTTTGCTCATGGTGAAGGTCGGCGCTATGGGCTGTCAACTACTCCGGAAAGGTTGGGCGAGTACAAGGATATTATGCTGACGCCTGACCAGATAGAGAAGATAAACAGACGGCTTGAGAATGAGAGCGACTGGGAAGCTTGGAGCTTTATGAACATTGATCTCCATACAGATGCTAGAGCTTTTGCAATGGCATCCATGAGTTGGGACAGGATAGCTTTCTCACCTTTATTCAGAGTCGAGCAGTTTGAGCCGAAGATAAAGCGCGGAGACTGGTACCTGACAAAAGAGGGTAAGTGGTGGGTCAAGTATCCAACCGAAGAATGCAGGATCATAGTCGAGACTGCACGCGACAGGCTGCCAAAAGAAAGAAGATTCCTTTTCTTTGAGGATGCCAAGAGCGACAAGGCAAACGCTCTGCAAGATTCTTACTTTATGTCAAGGATGGCTGTCAGGTTTAAGAAGATATTCTTGGAGCTTGACAGAAACAGCTGGCTTAATGAAAAGACTAGAATATATGCACTAGGAGACGGAGTGTACTTTAACGGGCACCCGTTACACCTGTTCAGACACACAATGGCTCAGTACTATCTTGCAGCAACAAACTGGTCACTTGCATATGTGGCAAGCTTGGGAGGATGGGAGAATACCGAAGTATTGAACAAGTGCTATGGGGGAATTCCTGAACACATTAAGGCACAAGTGGCAAAATCTATCCATGTCAGGTTTGATAACCTTGACCTGAACGTCACAGTCAAGTTGGCATCTGTCTAACAGATGGAACAAGCTTATTTATAGTTCGAGACCTAATGGGAACAGATAGGCTGTTTGCTTGCCTCATGTTCCCAAAAAACCGGTTTCGATTGACCAACCCTTAAGAGCGTAGAGTTGGGACATCCCCGTCGTTCAGAGATTTCCTGTTCCTGAACTAATTTCAGCCTCCTGGATACCTGTGGCTGACGTTACACATGTCCAGTTGTTATGAATAGCCCCTGCCTCGATGCCGCAAGTCATAGGCCTGCGTTCTAGATCGCTTCTTCTAGCATTTCAAGAATCACCGCGGCAAAAAGAATGCAAAAGATCTTTTTTCCCGAAAATAAGAGTCTGTTCTTATCAAGCACGTGCGATAAAAAGTTCTGCAGTGCAGGGTAGCCCGACGGCCCTAGTGAGTTCACCAACGGCATTGCTAACCCGGATAGAGACGGCATTTGCCACGTTCACAGCATAGTACAGGCTGTACGGACATATAACCCCCGACGGCGTCATATCATATCAAGGACCGCGTCGATAATTATCTGCCGATCAGCACTGCACAGGCATCGCAGTAGTATTCTGCAATAATAACGCCGTCAAAGTCGTAATTGGCTATGTTTCTGGCTGGATCAGAACAGGCAGAACAGCTGCGGGTTCTTTTCCGCATGTCGATTATGAAAGGCTTTACAGATCGCAGAACTTTCATCGGGTCAGACTCCCGGCTAGAGCAACAAGAAGAGACGCCGCGATTATGCCTGCGGCGATCAGCAAGAACTTTGTATTGTTGCTATACATGGACTGTATGCACCTTGTATGCACAAGAACGTACGCGTCCCGGAAAATGGGTCGTATTGGCGCGCAAATCCGACTAGTCAGGTGTCCTGACCTTTGCCTCCAAAGCCTCTGCGCCACCCTCACTCTCATCTGGAAGCGGTCTGCTGATGCCAATTATTATATCCTGGCAGTACTGCTTTATCTCGCCCGGTGGAACAACGGCCAGTATTTCTTCCAGATAGCTTATCGCAGGGACACCGCTCTTGCTCAACTCCTCAATGGCCTTCTTCTGCGTCATCGTGTCCTTGCCCCACTTTGCTTCTTCTTTCAGATCCCACAGCCTGTTTCGCGCCCTTTCTTCCTCAATGTCTTCAGCGGGTGACCCTGTACCTCCAACGCGCCCAGGATTGCCGTGATAATCCTCCTCTGCTCTTTCGGACATGCCCTACAAGGTGATACATGATATTTACCCTTATCTAATTTGCAGATTATCATTCAAGCACACATTCTGCAACATATATGCCCTCCATGAGGGTGCCATCTTGAAATCGCATCTGATCTGCTACTCGCAACTCAGCATGAATACCAAAGCATTTAACTCGGAATAGCAGCATAACATCATGTCATTACAACAAGCCAGTGCCGGTGGA
The sequence above is drawn from the Nitrososphaera viennensis EN76 genome and encodes:
- a CDS encoding DUF2795 domain-containing protein; this translates as MVTTPEEGEKQRLFVLGQKQLPEIVEGKSTSQERNWALNVLTTSNAEDIRKELLPVQYETETRGKRSVGPATPAGEGKYSIVKHGNHTELAYVLELPQVPGPTQKEFEIKKEASYIISVKNPDIQVPGFKAFEERKPEYSSHIKEKFGDRRWINVEEPDLLNYENTQVLLIGARKRDVEEELGIDLNEEKETVNTAELFRELKMRKEQVPLKPLLKGEFPGREEMPAEEEAKQLSGKEAPGRKGGKAGGRAAASRAPSAAALSKALAGVDFPKRKDELKEYAQRHIMESGLDDPKAIVDMIGMLPDKEYHDMSDVEKSLFTEA